From a single Acidobacteriota bacterium genomic region:
- a CDS encoding universal stress protein: MFKNILVPVGLSERYAGALKIASDLARQNGGKVTLLHVIELIVGLSLEEGKDLYDRLEQTSHEHLDRLSNQLERAGIPFEEIILYGRVAQEIVRFAEENKSDLIVLASHRIDPCNPGYNWGTNSYKVGILAQCPVMLVK; this comes from the coding sequence ATGTTTAAAAATATTCTCGTCCCCGTCGGACTTTCAGAACGCTATGCTGGTGCCCTCAAAATTGCCAGCGATTTAGCCAGACAAAACGGCGGAAAGGTGACGCTCCTGCACGTGATCGAGTTGATCGTCGGCTTGTCGTTGGAAGAAGGGAAGGACCTCTATGATCGCCTGGAGCAAACTTCCCACGAGCACCTTGACCGGCTGTCAAACCAGTTGGAACGCGCCGGGATTCCGTTTGAAGAGATCATTCTCTATGGCCGGGTGGCTCAGGAGATTGTCCGGTTTGCCGAAGAAAACAAAAGCGACCTGATTGTACTGGCCTCACACCGGATTGACCCCTGCAATCCGGGATACAACTGGGGCACCAACAGTTACAAGGTCGGCATCCTGGCGCAATGCCCGGTCATGCTGGTCAAGTGA
- a CDS encoding ATP-grasp domain-containing protein gives MAQTNALNILCLSSLFAGAEFMRECRRLGHRVFLLTKEKALKENWPRESLEDLLALPNDAENNLFIEAASHIASKFKLDHVVALHEFDVLTAALIREHMTISGMTASQTRFFRDKYTMRVAAQKAGVRVPDFVQVLNHDDINAFLHRVPPPWMLKPRSSAGGIGIRKLTSEDQVWNTIKELEHRPLLHERPSHHLMEQYIKGDVYHVDSLISGGQIVFCSASRYSRPPFDIYHHGGIFISCIIEHGSDEENQLFEYNKQILDSMGLTDGVAHVEFIKGAADGEFYFLEIASRVGGAFIAETCEAANGISLWTEWAKLETATPQNPYKPPFAANKYAGIIMSLARQEWPDTSEYTDPEIVHRVKKRYHAGFIVASPSYQRVQELLSHYEERISEDFTAVAPPLERPEEL, from the coding sequence ATGGCTCAAACAAACGCCCTCAACATTTTGTGTCTTTCAAGTTTGTTTGCTGGTGCGGAATTTATGCGCGAATGTCGCCGGTTGGGGCATCGCGTATTTTTACTCACCAAAGAAAAAGCACTCAAAGAAAACTGGCCTCGTGAAAGTTTGGAAGACCTGCTCGCTTTGCCCAATGATGCTGAAAACAACCTGTTCATTGAAGCCGCCAGCCATATTGCCTCCAAATTCAAATTGGACCATGTCGTGGCATTGCACGAATTTGACGTGTTGACCGCGGCCTTGATCCGTGAGCACATGACTATTTCCGGCATGACGGCCTCCCAAACTCGGTTTTTCCGTGACAAATACACCATGCGAGTTGCGGCACAGAAGGCGGGCGTTCGGGTTCCTGACTTTGTACAGGTCCTCAATCACGATGACATCAATGCGTTTTTGCATCGGGTACCGCCTCCGTGGATGCTCAAACCCCGGTCGAGCGCCGGGGGAATTGGCATCCGCAAATTAACCAGTGAGGATCAGGTCTGGAATACCATAAAAGAACTTGAACACCGACCGCTGCTTCACGAACGTCCATCTCATCACCTGATGGAACAATATATAAAAGGAGATGTCTATCACGTTGATTCATTGATTTCGGGCGGGCAAATTGTGTTTTGTTCGGCCAGTCGGTATAGCCGTCCACCATTTGACATTTATCATCATGGCGGAATTTTCATCAGTTGTATCATTGAGCACGGCAGCGATGAGGAAAACCAGCTTTTTGAGTATAACAAGCAAATTTTGGACAGCATGGGGCTGACGGACGGTGTGGCTCACGTCGAATTTATCAAAGGCGCGGCTGACGGGGAGTTTTACTTTTTAGAGATTGCCTCGCGGGTCGGCGGAGCCTTTATTGCCGAAACTTGCGAAGCCGCCAACGGAATCAGTCTCTGGACCGAATGGGCAAAACTTGAGACTGCCACCCCGCAAAATCCCTATAAACCACCATTTGCGGCCAACAAATACGCCGGGATCATTATGTCGCTGGCCCGTCAGGAATGGCCAGATACTTCGGAATATACTGATCCAGAGATTGTTCATCGGGTGAAAAAACGCTATCACGCCGGTTTTATCGTGGCTTCACCCAGTTATCAGCGGGTACAGGAATTGCTCTCTCACTATGAGGAGCGGATTTCTGAGGATTTTACCGCAGTGGCGCCACCCCTCGAACGTCCTGAAGAGTTATGA
- a CDS encoding S8 family serine peptidase, whose translation MSPKNQNPRQTQTDKLHKIKIFQRVRTKSRFFLFLLTSCLLLAGVQYRNEAALQAATGPQARFASTSAQKNQPTQKIPTASQESPIAESALQQMQWLIEAKAKRTPVQRKIDSNLLFLLETSQGTNQTRIPNQMLKPAVQTGTDGRVEVEICSELSDTVLQTITAAGGQISYKSPKYRTIQARLPLASLEKIAAFPEVYFIQPRQEAFTRRAQSPKSSQIQIQPETDDSFEARSKRVQSFLTSAIPQLVQTQNGALRQPSKVNTTEADVAHRARLARTTFNADGTGIKVGVLSDSASFAQLRSLQRTGDLPANVTILPGQEGEGSDEGLAMLEIIHDIVPGAQLFFATAFNGITSFGDNIRALRDAGCDIIVDDVGYFAETVFQDGQAPNVISRTNGGVPLQAVIDVSRDGALYFSSAGNSGNKNDGTSGAWEGDFVDGGPIGRPIQGAGSLHAFAPGKNFNVITELSGGSRDFFTLNWSDPMGGSANDYDFFLLDATGRNILGFSTNPQDGSPGSDPFEIIPFNGGSTVNTGIRLVVVKRPGAAVRALHISTNRGELEISTSGQIYGHACAGEAYGVAAVNVATAQGGIFRGGPANPVETFSTDGLRRLFFDEASNPLTPGNLLFATNGGVNRQKPDIAAADGVSTATDGFNPFFGTSAAAPHAAAIAALIQSADRSLKPTDIRTILQTSALDIEEPGPRPGTGVDRDSGFGLIDAFVALAQVKKQAVIQLKNVTFREAAGGNGNGFVEPGESGELLVTVENVGGGPATEVMSSFSLASPVPGVTLNGGSAISYGTVAPFEQKTATVPVIVTLSPTAPCGANLGINISASFAGGPSPSTDTISLQTGFVVAIDGTLGSPMSSSLFTSTTGIQVKKRLARSGTEFSTCETPKRGQLFDDEKGQRKFDAYTLKNPTSSPICVTVAFSSTCGSSDLFSAAYAPAYNPKKAISNYLGDATLSSPSQSAEQTYSFMVPANSDFVILAVAVNRVGDNDGTGCPYKIRILGVGCGAQ comes from the coding sequence ATGTCACCTAAGAACCAAAATCCACGCCAAACACAAACAGATAAACTTCATAAAATAAAGATTTTTCAGCGCGTACGCACCAAATCCCGATTTTTTCTCTTTCTATTGACGAGCTGTCTCTTGCTTGCTGGAGTTCAATATCGAAACGAAGCCGCACTCCAGGCCGCAACTGGCCCCCAGGCCCGATTCGCTTCAACAAGTGCTCAAAAGAACCAGCCGACCCAAAAGATCCCAACTGCCAGCCAGGAGAGTCCGATTGCTGAATCAGCCTTACAGCAGATGCAGTGGTTGATTGAGGCCAAGGCAAAACGAACACCAGTTCAACGGAAAATTGATTCAAATTTGCTGTTTTTGCTTGAAACGAGTCAGGGAACGAATCAAACCCGGATTCCAAATCAGATGCTGAAACCAGCGGTTCAAACTGGCACGGATGGCCGGGTTGAAGTGGAAATCTGTAGCGAACTCTCTGACACCGTGCTGCAGACAATTACGGCTGCTGGCGGACAGATCAGCTATAAATCTCCCAAATACAGAACGATCCAGGCCAGACTTCCGCTTGCCTCTTTGGAAAAGATTGCTGCATTCCCGGAAGTGTATTTTATCCAGCCCCGGCAGGAAGCTTTCACCCGGCGGGCACAATCTCCAAAATCCAGCCAGATTCAAATCCAACCGGAAACTGATGATAGTTTTGAAGCTCGATCCAAAAGAGTTCAGTCATTTTTAACCAGTGCGATTCCACAACTCGTCCAAACCCAGAACGGAGCGCTTCGTCAGCCATCGAAGGTCAACACCACCGAAGCCGATGTTGCCCATCGTGCCAGACTGGCCCGAACGACCTTTAACGCTGATGGAACGGGAATCAAAGTTGGCGTGTTGTCAGACAGCGCCAGTTTTGCCCAGTTGCGGAGCCTCCAGCGAACTGGCGATCTGCCCGCCAATGTGACCATTTTGCCGGGCCAGGAAGGCGAAGGGTCAGACGAAGGTCTGGCGATGCTTGAAATCATCCACGACATTGTTCCTGGAGCACAGCTTTTCTTCGCCACGGCCTTTAACGGAATCACCAGTTTTGGCGATAACATCCGGGCGTTGCGGGATGCCGGCTGTGACATCATTGTGGATGACGTGGGGTATTTTGCCGAAACCGTTTTTCAGGATGGTCAGGCGCCAAATGTCATTTCACGGACGAATGGCGGTGTTCCACTCCAGGCAGTGATTGATGTGTCGCGAGACGGCGCACTGTATTTTTCATCGGCTGGAAACTCAGGGAATAAAAATGATGGCACGTCGGGGGCCTGGGAAGGTGACTTTGTGGACGGCGGCCCCATTGGGCGACCAATCCAGGGGGCTGGTTCGCTGCATGCCTTTGCCCCAGGGAAAAACTTTAATGTCATCACCGAATTGTCTGGCGGAAGCCGTGACTTTTTCACGCTCAACTGGTCAGACCCGATGGGCGGGTCCGCCAACGACTATGACTTTTTCCTGTTGGATGCCACAGGACGAAATATTCTTGGTTTTTCCACCAACCCTCAGGATGGCAGCCCAGGAAGCGACCCTTTTGAAATTATTCCGTTTAATGGCGGTTCAACCGTGAATACCGGAATCCGGCTGGTGGTGGTGAAGCGTCCAGGGGCGGCTGTCCGGGCTCTCCATATCAGTACCAATCGCGGAGAACTTGAAATCAGCACTTCCGGTCAGATTTATGGTCACGCCTGTGCCGGTGAGGCGTATGGTGTCGCCGCCGTGAATGTCGCCACGGCACAGGGCGGTATCTTTCGCGGAGGCCCTGCCAATCCGGTTGAGACCTTCAGTACCGATGGGCTCCGGCGGTTGTTTTTTGATGAAGCCAGTAACCCCTTGACCCCAGGAAATCTTCTGTTTGCAACCAATGGCGGCGTCAATCGCCAAAAGCCGGATATTGCCGCAGCAGACGGAGTCAGTACCGCAACAGATGGATTTAATCCATTTTTTGGTACTTCAGCGGCGGCCCCGCACGCGGCGGCGATTGCAGCGTTGATTCAATCAGCAGACAGGTCGCTCAAGCCAACTGATATCCGAACCATTTTGCAAACTTCGGCACTCGACATCGAGGAACCTGGGCCGCGTCCCGGAACTGGCGTTGATCGGGATTCAGGGTTTGGATTGATTGACGCCTTTGTCGCACTGGCGCAGGTCAAAAAACAGGCAGTTATTCAATTAAAAAATGTGACCTTCCGCGAAGCTGCCGGCGGGAATGGAAACGGGTTTGTGGAACCCGGTGAATCGGGTGAACTCCTGGTGACGGTTGAAAATGTCGGTGGCGGTCCGGCAACGGAGGTGATGTCTTCGTTTTCGCTGGCGAGTCCTGTTCCAGGCGTGACCTTAAATGGAGGCAGTGCTATCAGTTATGGAACCGTGGCCCCATTTGAACAAAAAACGGCAACCGTGCCGGTGATTGTGACCCTGTCGCCAACTGCACCTTGCGGCGCCAATCTGGGAATCAATATTTCTGCTTCGTTTGCTGGAGGTCCCTCGCCCAGCACCGACACCATTTCACTCCAAACTGGATTTGTGGTTGCCATTGACGGAACGCTTGGAAGTCCAATGTCTTCAAGCTTATTTACCAGCACGACCGGGATTCAGGTGAAAAAACGATTGGCCAGGTCTGGGACTGAATTTTCGACCTGTGAAACGCCGAAACGCGGGCAGCTTTTTGATGATGAAAAGGGGCAACGAAAATTTGATGCCTACACGCTCAAAAACCCAACCAGCAGCCCGATCTGTGTAACCGTTGCGTTTTCAAGCACCTGCGGGAGTTCCGACTTGTTCTCAGCCGCTTATGCTCCGGCGTACAACCCGAAAAAAGCAATTTCAAATTATCTTGGAGATGCAACGTTAAGTTCCCCGAGTCAGTCAGCGGAGCAGACCTATTCATTTATGGTTCCAGCTAACTCTGATTTTGTCATTCTGGCGGTCGCGGTGAACCGGGTCGGAGACAATGACGGAACAGGCTGTCCGTACAAAATCCGGATTTTGGGCGTTGGATGTGGGGCACAATAA
- a CDS encoding DNA/RNA non-specific endonuclease encodes MPKSVFKLGLMAVVLSLSLGLTACLPPEPPSDNKKGGTEKESSTDTSGGNTKAGANSNLALGNPSNAKPDTSSPANFLSERKQFAMSYNRDKGIPNWVSWHLDKNDLGDVERSQFKADPELPAGWYKVTPQDYTNSGYDRGHMCPSADRDKTEKDNEAVFVMTNIIPQAGGNNQGPWANLEKYSRRLVEDGNELYIICGGSGEKEKIANGKVSVPKKTWKVIVVLKNGSNDLNRITENTRVIAISMPNEEDVRTRDWQEFRTTVAAIEKDTGYKLLSNLPANVQKALKSKMDKE; translated from the coding sequence ATGCCAAAGTCTGTTTTTAAGCTTGGATTGATGGCTGTTGTACTGAGCCTGTCACTTGGATTAACCGCCTGCCTCCCACCAGAACCCCCTTCAGACAACAAAAAAGGCGGCACGGAGAAAGAGTCTTCGACTGACACTTCAGGTGGAAACACCAAAGCTGGCGCCAATTCAAACCTGGCGCTTGGGAACCCAAGCAATGCCAAACCGGATACTTCCAGCCCGGCGAACTTCTTGAGCGAACGCAAACAATTTGCGATGAGCTATAACCGCGATAAAGGAATTCCAAACTGGGTTTCCTGGCATCTGGACAAAAACGATTTAGGCGATGTTGAACGCAGCCAGTTTAAAGCTGATCCAGAGCTTCCGGCGGGATGGTACAAAGTGACTCCGCAGGATTACACCAACAGTGGCTATGATCGGGGCCATATGTGCCCGTCAGCCGACCGGGACAAAACCGAAAAAGACAACGAAGCCGTGTTTGTGATGACCAATATCATCCCTCAAGCTGGCGGAAATAATCAGGGCCCCTGGGCCAATCTGGAAAAATACTCTCGCCGGCTCGTCGAAGACGGAAATGAGTTGTATATCATCTGCGGCGGAAGCGGCGAAAAAGAAAAAATCGCCAACGGGAAGGTGTCAGTACCCAAGAAAACCTGGAAGGTGATTGTGGTTCTGAAAAACGGAAGCAATGACCTGAACCGAATCACTGAAAACACCCGCGTGATCGCCATTTCCATGCCAAACGAAGAAGACGTCAGAACCCGCGACTGGCAGGAATTTCGCACCACCGTGGCCGCCATTGAAAAAGACACCGGGTACAAATTGTTGTCCAATCTGCCAGCCAATGTTCAAAAAGCCCTGAAATCAAAGATGGATAAGGAGTAG